In Anaerococcus prevotii DSM 20548, the genomic window AATAAAAGAATCTAATGTTTCAGCCCTCGTTGGTCCTTCTGGGTCAGGTAAGTCCACAATAGCAAAACTTATTGCTGGATTTTGGAATGTAGATAAGGGATCTATTAAAATTGGCGGAGTAGAAACAAAAGATGTGTCGCTCGAAAACTTGTCTTCACTTATTTCTTTTGTATCCCAAGACAATTTCCTCTTTGATATGACTATAAAGGAAAATATTAGGCTTGGAAATAAGAATGCCTCTGACGAAGAAATTATAGATGTATGTAAAAAATCTGCCTGCCATGATTTTATTATGAATCTATCTAATGGTTATGATACAAGAGTTGGAGAAGGTGGAGGTCATCTATCTGGAGGAGAAAGACAAAGAATATCTATTGCTCGTGCCATGCTAAAAAATGCACCAATCGTAATTTTAGATGAAGCAACTTCTTATATAGATCCCGAAAATGAAGCTCTCATACAAAATGCCTTGGCAAATCTAGTTAAGGGTAAAACTTTAATCATAATCGCTCATAGGCTAAAGACAATTGTTGATGCAGATAGAATATTTGTTATTAAAGATGGCAAATTAAATTCTTATGGTACTCATGAAGAACTATTAAAGTCATCAGAACTTTATAAGGAAATGTATGCTGCAAATTTAAGGGGTGATGAAAATGCTTAATGTGTTTAAAAAGATATGGAATTTTTCAAAAGAAGAACAGGTATATATTAAGAAATCTATTCTCGCTGGATTTTTGCACGCAGTATTTAATGCCCTTGAATTTGGTGCAATTTACTATATGCTAGTAAATATATTTTCTAAAACTTTAGACTATAAGGCTATCTTTGTTTGTCTTGGAATATTAGTTATATCCCTTGTTGGAAAGATAATGACACAAAAATCATCACAAATGGCACAAACACACGCTGGATATTTTATGGCAGCTCATAAGAGGATAGAAATAGGAGAAAAAATAAAAAGAGTTCCTATGGGTTTCTTTTCAAGCTTTTCACTAGGAAGATTAACTACTATTGCTACATCTTCACTTTCCCAAGCAGAAATGTGGGTGCCTATGCTTTTGGTTCTTGTACTTGGTGGAGTTTTAAATACTCTAGTCTTTGTCCTTGGAACTTTAATTTTTAACGTAAAGGTAGGACTGGTTGCTGTAGCAGGTGTAATAGTATTCTTTATAGTTACATCAATGATGGAGAAAAAATCATCAGCTAATGCAGACAAGATGACAGAAACACAAACAAGACTTACAAAAGAAGTATTAGCAACTTTACAAGGTATGCAGGTTATAAAATCCTATAATCTTGGTGGAGAAAATAACAGGGCTTTAAGAAAGTCTATAAAAGATACATCAAATATACTTTTAGATTTAGAAATATCTGTAGCACCATACACAGTAATTCAAAGAATTGTAATGGGAATAACAACAGTGGCTATGGTCTATTTATCATTAAAATTAAATTTATCTGGTGAACTTCCACTTGCTGAAACAATTCTTATGATTATGGCATCCTTTATTATCTTTGAAGGCTTAATCGGAGCAGGATCAAACATGGCAATCCTAAGAGCATGCGAAAATGCCATAGATTCTGTAGGTTTTATCGACTCTATGCCTGATATGAGAAAAGGAAGTATTACAGAGCCTATAAAAAATCATGATATAGTCTTTAAAAATGTCAGCTTTTCTTATGATGATAGACCAATTTTAAAAAATGTATCAGCAGAGATAAAAGAAAATACTATGACTGCCATAGTTGGTCCATCTGGATCTGGTAAAACAACATTTTGTAATCTAATAGCGAGATTTTGGGATGTAAATTCTGGTGAAATTTTAATCGGAGGAAAGAATATTAAGGACTATAAGATAGAAAACTTAATGAATTCTATTTCCATGGTATTTCAAGATGTATATCTATTTGAGGATACAATTGAAAATAATATAAAATTTGGAAAACAAAATGCAAGTCATGAAGAAGTAGTTCAAGCTGCAAAGAAGGCAAGGTGCCATGAATTTATAGAAGCTTTACCAGAAGGATATGACACTATTATCGGAGAAGGTGGAGCAAGTCTATCGGGTGGAGAAAAACAAAGGATCTCCATAGCTAGAGCCATGCTAAAAGATGCGGACATCATAATCTTTGATGAAGCCACAGCAAGTATAGATCCAGAAAATGAAGATAAGCTTAAAGAAGCAATAGAATCATTAACAAAAAACAAAACAGTAATTATGATTGCCCACAGACTAAAGACAATTAGAAATGCTGACCAGATTTTAGTCTTAAAAGATGGAGAAATAGTAGAACGTGGAAATCACGAAGAACTGATTAAAAATAATGGACTTTATTCTGACCTTATAAATGCAAAAGCTAAGGCGGAATCATGGAAATTAAATAATTGATAGAAAGAAATATTAAAGTCTTTGAACAGGAAAATTTAGATTAGAGGATTTATGTCTAGTAGCATAAGTCCTCATTTTTTTATGCTTAAATTAATCATTGAAACTCAAAAATATTATAGAAAAATAAAAATTCTGGTTACCAAAGAGGGCAAATTTCACTTTATAAGGTGAGGGGTATTTTGTCATCTTTCTATAAAATCAAAATACTTTAAAGTGTGAATATTTTTGAAATTGATTATGTGAGATTAGTATATTTCAAATTCATTCCACTTACCAAGTTAAAAAAAACAACTTACATAGGAGGTAAAAATGCAAGCAATAAAGATTTATAGCATGAGAGTTGCTATGTTATGTAGGCTTTATGATCTTAAATTAATTAATGAGAAGGAATATACAAAAATTAAGAACAGGTTAGAAAATGATTATAAGAAGAGAGATAGAAAGTAGTTAATCTTGTGATATAATAACACTGTAGAAAGATACAAAATGGGAAGGAGGTAAAATGAATACTAAAGTAAAATTAATAAAAGCTTCAAATTTAGGAGCAAGAAATAGAAATGCACTACATTTAGATTTAAAACGTGTTGCAGCGTATTGTAGAGTAAGTACAGATAGTAAAGACCAACTTGAATCATATAAATCGCAAGTTGATTATTACACAAATCTAATAAAAAATAATAAGAACTGGACTTTGGCTGGTATATATGCAGATGAAGCAACAACAGGAACAACTGCAACTAAAAGAGCAGATTTCATGAGGCTAATAAGTGATTGCCAAAATGGAGATATAGACATGATAATTACTAAATCTATATCAAGATTTGCTAGAAATACATTAGATACCTTAAAGTATGTAAGGCTTCTAAAGGAAAATAATGTTGGTGTAGTATTTGAAGAAGAAAATATAGATACTTTGACAATGGATGGAGAGTTACTATTAACAATATTAAGTTCAGTAGCTCAACAAGAAGTAGAAAATACCTCAGCCCATGTGAAAAAAGGACTGAAAATGAAAATGGAAAAAGGGGAACTTATTGGTTTTCAAGGTTGCCTTGGATACGACTATGACCCTATAACAAAAAGTATCTCTATAAATGAAGAAGAAGCCAAAATTGTTAGATATATCTTTAAAAGATATTTAGAAGGCAATGGTGGTTCGGTCATTGGTAGGGAA contains:
- a CDS encoding ABC transporter ATP-binding protein; amino-acid sequence: MLNVFKKIWNFSKEEQVYIKKSILAGFLHAVFNALEFGAIYYMLVNIFSKTLDYKAIFVCLGILVISLVGKIMTQKSSQMAQTHAGYFMAAHKRIEIGEKIKRVPMGFFSSFSLGRLTTIATSSLSQAEMWVPMLLVLVLGGVLNTLVFVLGTLIFNVKVGLVAVAGVIVFFIVTSMMEKKSSANADKMTETQTRLTKEVLATLQGMQVIKSYNLGGENNRALRKSIKDTSNILLDLEISVAPYTVIQRIVMGITTVAMVYLSLKLNLSGELPLAETILMIMASFIIFEGLIGAGSNMAILRACENAIDSVGFIDSMPDMRKGSITEPIKNHDIVFKNVSFSYDDRPILKNVSAEIKENTMTAIVGPSGSGKTTFCNLIARFWDVNSGEILIGGKNIKDYKIENLMNSISMVFQDVYLFEDTIENNIKFGKQNASHEEVVQAAKKARCHEFIEALPEGYDTIIGEGGASLSGGEKQRISIARAMLKDADIIIFDEATASIDPENEDKLKEAIESLTKNKTVIMIAHRLKTIRNADQILVLKDGEIVERGNHEELIKNNGLYSDLINAKAKAESWKLNN